One region of Deltaproteobacteria bacterium genomic DNA includes:
- a CDS encoding heavy metal translocating P-type ATPase, translating into MSEPDQIIDPICDMTVDPARAAGKTEHAGKTYYFCSVHCQKLFQTDPPKYLAAAEARRANLSKPKPAAPAHDHEHHDKPPAAATSAASYICRMCPEVQQKAPGPCPKCGMALEPADLSAALSKIEYTCPMHPEIVRAQPGSCPICGMALEPRTVALSDEKNPELEDMTRRFWIALPLSLPVLLAAMSDMLPGQPLHRMFAPRALVWFQFILSTPVVLWCGWPFFQRAWTSLVNRSMNMFTLVGIGVGTAYGYSVFAALFPQLFPHSFHGHGGEVGVYFEAAAAITTLVLLGQVLELRARSKTSGAIRALLGLAPKTARRVASGVEQDIPLDQVQIGDVLRVRPGEKVPVDGVVVEGSSSIDESMVTGEPIPVEKIQNSKVTGGTVNGTGGFLMRAERVGSATLLAQIVRMVSEAQRGRAPIQKLADVVASYFVPIVILAALITFVIWASWGPEPQLAYALVNAVAVLIIACPCALGLATPMSIMVGTGRGATAGVLIKNAEALEVLQKVDTLVVDKTGTLTEGKPKLASVVALAGQDENEVLRLAASLEKASEHPLAAAIVAGAADRQLTLAKYQGFQSYTGKGIFGVVEGKRVALGNLKLFEEMRIPVQALRERAEQLRAQGQTVMFVAIDKQLAGIIGVADPIKASTKEAVRLLHDEGVRLVMLTGDSKATADAVARQLGIDDVHAEVLPAQKGEIVKQLQSQGRVVAMAGDGVNDAPALAQAQVGIAMGTGTDIAMESAGVTLVKGDLRGIAKARRLSQATITNIRQNLFFAFFYNILGVPIAAGILYPFFGILLSPMIASAAMTFSSVSVIANALRLNKVEL; encoded by the coding sequence ATGAGCGAGCCCGATCAAATCATCGATCCGATCTGCGATATGACAGTCGATCCGGCGCGTGCGGCTGGGAAAACCGAGCACGCTGGCAAGACTTACTATTTTTGCAGCGTTCATTGTCAAAAACTTTTTCAGACCGACCCGCCCAAGTATCTGGCGGCGGCCGAAGCGCGGCGCGCCAACCTTAGCAAGCCCAAACCTGCCGCACCGGCACACGATCATGAGCATCATGATAAACCGCCGGCTGCAGCAACGTCGGCGGCGAGCTACATCTGCCGAATGTGTCCTGAAGTACAGCAAAAGGCGCCCGGACCCTGCCCGAAATGCGGCATGGCCTTGGAGCCGGCCGACCTGAGCGCCGCTCTCAGTAAGATCGAATACACTTGTCCGATGCATCCCGAAATTGTGCGCGCTCAGCCGGGCTCTTGCCCTATTTGCGGCATGGCCCTGGAGCCGCGCACGGTGGCGCTCAGTGATGAAAAAAACCCCGAGCTCGAAGACATGACGCGGCGTTTTTGGATCGCGCTGCCACTGTCGCTGCCGGTCTTGCTGGCGGCCATGTCGGACATGCTGCCCGGCCAGCCGCTGCATCGGATGTTTGCGCCGCGCGCGCTGGTTTGGTTCCAATTCATCCTTTCGACGCCGGTCGTGCTCTGGTGCGGCTGGCCGTTTTTTCAACGCGCTTGGACGTCGCTGGTCAACCGCAGCATGAACATGTTTACCCTGGTCGGTATCGGTGTGGGCACCGCCTACGGCTACAGCGTTTTTGCAGCCTTGTTTCCTCAATTGTTCCCGCACTCGTTTCATGGTCATGGCGGCGAGGTCGGGGTTTACTTTGAGGCGGCTGCCGCGATCACAACGCTGGTGTTGCTTGGCCAAGTGTTGGAGCTGCGCGCGCGCAGCAAAACCAGCGGCGCTATCCGAGCGCTGCTCGGCTTGGCACCCAAGACGGCGCGGCGCGTGGCCAGCGGAGTTGAGCAGGACATTCCGCTCGATCAGGTGCAGATCGGCGACGTGTTGCGGGTGCGCCCTGGCGAAAAGGTTCCGGTGGATGGTGTGGTGGTCGAGGGAAGTAGCTCGATCGATGAGTCGATGGTGACCGGCGAGCCGATTCCGGTGGAAAAAATTCAAAACAGCAAAGTCACCGGCGGCACCGTCAATGGCACCGGCGGTTTTCTCATGCGCGCCGAGCGGGTCGGCAGCGCGACGCTGCTGGCGCAGATCGTGCGCATGGTTAGCGAGGCGCAGCGCGGCCGCGCGCCGATCCAGAAACTCGCGGACGTCGTGGCCTCGTATTTTGTGCCTATTGTGATCCTCGCAGCGCTGATCACGTTTGTCATTTGGGCGAGCTGGGGGCCCGAGCCGCAATTGGCCTATGCGTTGGTCAACGCCGTGGCGGTGTTGATCATCGCCTGCCCCTGCGCCTTGGGTTTGGCCACGCCAATGTCGATCATGGTCGGCACCGGCCGCGGTGCCACGGCCGGTGTGTTGATCAAAAATGCCGAAGCGCTCGAGGTTTTGCAGAAGGTCGATACGCTGGTCGTCGACAAAACCGGCACGTTGACCGAAGGCAAGCCGAAACTTGCATCTGTAGTCGCGTTGGCGGGGCAGGACGAGAACGAAGTCCTGCGCCTGGCGGCGAGTCTTGAGAAGGCGAGCGAGCACCCGCTCGCAGCGGCGATCGTGGCCGGCGCGGCAGACCGCCAGTTAACACTTGCCAAGTATCAGGGATTTCAGTCATACACGGGCAAGGGTATTTTCGGTGTGGTCGAAGGCAAGCGCGTCGCGCTTGGTAATTTGAAACTTTTCGAAGAGATGCGCATCCCGGTGCAGGCGCTGCGCGAGCGCGCCGAGCAACTGCGCGCCCAGGGGCAAACCGTCATGTTCGTGGCCATCGATAAACAGTTGGCCGGCATCATCGGTGTCGCCGATCCGATCAAAGCGTCGACGAAAGAAGCCGTGCGGCTCTTGCACGACGAAGGCGTGCGGCTGGTCATGCTCACCGGCGACAGTAAAGCGACGGCCGATGCCGTGGCGCGCCAGTTGGGCATCGATGACGTGCATGCCGAAGTGCTGCCCGCTCAGAAAGGTGAAATCGTCAAACAACTGCAATCCCAAGGTCGCGTCGTCGCCATGGCGGGCGACGGCGTCAACGACGCGCCGGCATTAGCGCAAGCACAGGTGGGCATCGCGATGGGCACGGGAACCGACATCGCGATGGAGAGCGCCGGTGTGACGTTGGTGAAAGGCGATCTGCGCGGCATCGCCAAAGCGCGCCGCTTGAGCCAAGCGACCATAACGAACATCCGGCAAAATTTATTCTTCGCTTTTTTCTACAACATCCTCGGCGTGCCGATCGCGGCGGGCATTCTCTATCCGTTCTTCGGCATTCTTTTGAGCCCTATGATCGCCAGCGCGGCGATGACTTTCAGCTCGGTGTCGGTGATCGCCAACGCGCTGCGGCTGAATAAAGTCGAGCTCTGA
- a CDS encoding MFS transporter produces MASSIPLFKPARSSARSGNPCPSVVWLTQILHTQAPAHPTMLSSFTEKLSKLYYGWRMIGLVSAIRVVGGGLHQYGFTVFFLPVSQELGISRAMTSLAFSLARAEGAIESPVAGYLIDRYGPSPMMVAACLLAGIGYILFSYINSYTTFLIVYLGVISLAFTAGFIHAPTIVANSWFIRLRARAMTVVSSAVPIGGTLITPLLAVVVTQLGWRWGAFIAGILFIVLGVPLAMLVRRSPESMGMLPDGVAVQPEDGKATASSGSVHEPEVTAKQAFRMALFWIMIVSMTARGAAFATVTTHFIPMMVWKGLSQQHAAFLLAGFAMINLLVHFLLGWIADFVNKPKVVTICMFIGAAAVLPMIWSDSLWALWMFTAFYTVLDASIPVYWASVGDFFGRKSFGTLRGNMNLFYTWGNVCGPVIAGAIYDQTQSYATVLWGMTSALFFAAILTSRLIRPWAQLKRSR; encoded by the coding sequence ATGGCGTCGTCCATACCGCTGTTCAAACCCGCGCGATCATCTGCTAGAAGTGGCAACCCGTGCCCATCCGTAGTATGGCTAACTCAAATTCTTCACACCCAAGCGCCTGCGCACCCGACCATGCTATCTTCATTCACGGAGAAACTTTCCAAACTGTACTACGGGTGGCGCATGATCGGGTTAGTCTCGGCGATCCGCGTTGTCGGCGGTGGACTGCACCAGTACGGGTTCACGGTATTTTTCCTGCCTGTTAGCCAGGAGCTCGGCATTTCGCGCGCGATGACCTCGCTGGCCTTTTCTTTGGCGCGCGCCGAAGGCGCCATCGAATCACCGGTGGCCGGCTACCTAATCGACCGCTACGGCCCTAGCCCGATGATGGTGGCGGCCTGCCTGCTGGCCGGCATCGGTTATATTTTGTTTTCTTACATCAACAGCTACACGACATTTCTGATTGTCTACCTGGGCGTCATCTCGCTGGCGTTCACCGCTGGCTTTATCCACGCGCCGACGATCGTCGCCAATAGTTGGTTCATCCGCCTGCGTGCTCGCGCCATGACAGTGGTCAGCTCCGCCGTGCCCATCGGCGGCACGCTGATTACGCCGCTGCTCGCCGTCGTCGTCACCCAGTTGGGTTGGCGCTGGGGCGCGTTTATCGCCGGCATTCTTTTTATCGTGCTCGGCGTGCCGCTGGCCATGCTCGTGCGCCGCTCACCGGAGAGCATGGGCATGCTGCCCGACGGTGTCGCGGTTCAACCTGAGGATGGTAAAGCGACGGCTTCTTCAGGCTCAGTCCACGAGCCCGAAGTCACTGCCAAACAGGCATTCCGCATGGCGCTGTTCTGGATCATGATCGTGTCGATGACCGCGCGCGGCGCGGCGTTCGCCACGGTAACGACGCATTTTATTCCAATGATGGTCTGGAAAGGGTTATCCCAGCAGCATGCCGCGTTTTTGCTCGCCGGCTTTGCCATGATCAACTTACTGGTGCATTTTCTTCTGGGCTGGATCGCTGACTTTGTCAACAAACCGAAGGTGGTCACGATCTGCATGTTCATCGGCGCGGCCGCTGTGCTGCCGATGATCTGGAGCGACTCTCTCTGGGCGCTTTGGATGTTTACGGCGTTTTACACGGTGCTCGATGCGTCGATCCCGGTTTACTGGGCATCGGTGGGCGATTTCTTCGGCAGGAAGTCCTTCGGCACCCTCCGCGGCAATATGAATCTCTTTTACACCTGGGGCAACGTTTGCGGTCCCGTCATCGCCGGCGCCATTTATGACCAGACGCAAAGCTATGCTACGGTCCTATGGGGGATGACCAGCGCATTGTTTTTCGCTGCGATTCTCACCTCGCGTTTGATTAGACCCTGGGCTCAATTGAAACGTTCACGATGA
- the gloB gene encoding hydroxyacylglutathione hydrolase, whose amino-acid sequence MKIVQIPLLRDNYGYLLICQKTNAAAIVDPSEAEPVWRRAEQGKISLTAILNTHHHRDHTGGNEGLLAKHSLKVYGHKSDQGRIPGLTNGVDEGDEIQIGELKGKVLFIPGHTTGHVAYLFGNALFSGDCLFTAGCGRLFEGTPEMMHASLKKLMALPDDTKVYCGHEYTESNLRFAMSVEPKNHKLVSRFERVQALRARGMSTVPATLEEEKQTNPFLRWDSKEIQTSVKSRISDQRLDPVSVFATVRKLKDSF is encoded by the coding sequence ATGAAAATCGTTCAAATTCCGCTGCTCCGCGATAACTACGGGTATTTGCTGATTTGTCAAAAAACCAACGCCGCTGCCATCGTCGATCCGTCGGAAGCGGAGCCGGTTTGGCGGCGGGCCGAGCAGGGAAAAATTTCCCTCACGGCAATTCTGAATACCCATCATCATCGCGACCATACCGGTGGCAATGAAGGACTGCTGGCAAAGCACAGCCTCAAAGTGTATGGCCACAAGAGCGACCAGGGTCGCATTCCCGGTTTGACCAACGGCGTCGACGAGGGTGACGAGATTCAAATCGGTGAGTTGAAAGGCAAGGTGCTCTTCATTCCTGGCCATACGACTGGACACGTCGCTTATCTGTTCGGCAATGCGCTGTTTAGCGGCGATTGTCTGTTTACCGCCGGCTGCGGCCGGCTTTTCGAGGGCACCCCGGAAATGATGCACGCTTCGCTAAAAAAACTAATGGCGCTGCCTGATGACACGAAAGTCTACTGCGGCCACGAGTACACCGAGAGCAACCTGCGCTTTGCCATGTCCGTGGAGCCGAAAAACCACAAACTCGTGTCGCGCTTCGAGCGCGTCCAAGCGCTGCGCGCCCGCGGCATGTCAACCGTGCCGGCGACCCTGGAAGAAGAGAAGCAAACCAACCCGTTTCTGCGCTGGGACAGCAAAGAGATTCAGACGAGCGTCAAGAGTCGAATATCCGATCAGCGCCTCGACCCGGTGTCGGTGTTTGCGACGGTGCGGAAGTTAAAAGACTCGTTTTAG
- a CDS encoding response regulator → MVNSHGLQTIEVLLVEDNAGDIRLTKEALKESSLLIHLNVARDGEEAMAFLRREGVHAGAPTPDLILLDLNLPRKDGREVLQEIKADADLKRIPVVVLTTSEADSDILTTYGLHANCYITKPVDMDQFIKIVKLLEEFWFTIVKLPSREALGEARFKKIA, encoded by the coding sequence ATGGTCAATTCGCATGGTTTGCAAACGATCGAAGTGCTGCTGGTGGAAGACAACGCCGGCGACATTCGTCTCACCAAGGAAGCGCTCAAAGAGAGCAGCTTATTGATCCACCTAAATGTCGCGCGGGACGGCGAGGAAGCCATGGCTTTTCTACGGCGCGAAGGCGTTCATGCCGGTGCGCCTACTCCCGATTTAATACTCCTCGACCTCAATTTGCCGCGTAAAGATGGCCGGGAGGTGCTGCAGGAAATTAAGGCCGATGCAGACCTCAAACGCATTCCCGTCGTAGTGTTAACAACCTCTGAAGCCGACTCGGATATTTTGACCACCTACGGTTTGCACGCCAACTGCTATATCACCAAGCCCGTCGACATGGACCAGTTCATCAAAATCGTCAAGCTGCTCGAAGAGTTCTGGTTCACCATCGTCAAGCTGCCTTCGCGTGAAGCGCTGGGGGAAGCGCGCTTCAAGAAGATCGCCTGA
- a CDS encoding aldo/keto reductase, with translation MNQTSLAGCATPQATESYAHRFAGGVAPGHFRRAQGLWLSSIGLGTYLGNYDNETDRQYCAAIVQAVSSGCNVLDSAVNYRCQRSERAIGSALKELAGKGCCREEIVIATKGGFLPYDGVPPKDTPAYFAETFIKPAIAQASDIVANCHCMTPAYLTHQIDSSLRNLGIECIDIYYLHNPETQLGKIAREEFNQRLLRAFEALESAAAAGKIRMYGAATWNGFRREASARDYLSLAQVIETARRVGGEEHRFKVIQLPVNLGMSEALSLTNQTVNGKTMTLLEAAQALGITVMCSASILQGQLTHDLPPVIHDAFPGLETDGQRALQFVRSTPGVTTALVGMKQIAHLEENLATAKVAPASWEQYSKLFDSA, from the coding sequence ATGAACCAAACGAGCCTCGCCGGCTGCGCCACGCCGCAAGCGACCGAGAGCTACGCCCACCGCTTTGCCGGCGGCGTCGCCCCAGGACACTTTCGGCGCGCCCAAGGTCTGTGGCTTTCCTCCATCGGCCTGGGAACCTACCTTGGCAACTACGACAACGAAACCGATCGGCAATACTGCGCCGCCATCGTGCAAGCCGTCTCCTCCGGCTGCAACGTCCTCGACAGCGCGGTTAACTACCGCTGCCAGCGCAGCGAGCGCGCCATCGGCAGCGCGCTTAAAGAGCTCGCCGGCAAAGGCTGCTGCCGCGAAGAAATCGTCATCGCCACCAAAGGCGGCTTCCTCCCCTACGACGGCGTGCCGCCGAAGGACACTCCCGCTTATTTCGCTGAGACGTTTATCAAACCGGCAATTGCCCAGGCGAGCGACATCGTCGCCAACTGTCATTGCATGACGCCAGCATATCTTACCCACCAGATCGACAGCAGCCTGCGCAATCTCGGCATCGAGTGCATCGATATCTACTATCTCCACAACCCGGAAACCCAGCTGGGCAAGATCGCGCGCGAAGAGTTCAACCAGCGCCTATTGCGAGCGTTCGAAGCTCTCGAAAGCGCCGCCGCGGCCGGCAAAATCCGCATGTACGGCGCGGCGACCTGGAACGGTTTCCGCAGGGAAGCCAGCGCGCGCGATTATCTGTCGCTTGCCCAAGTGATCGAGACCGCCCGGCGCGTCGGCGGTGAAGAGCACCGCTTCAAAGTCATTCAGCTGCCGGTCAATCTTGGCATGAGTGAAGCGCTGTCACTGACCAACCAGACGGTGAACGGCAAAACGATGACGCTCCTCGAAGCCGCCCAGGCGCTCGGCATCACGGTTATGTGCAGCGCGTCAATCTTACAGGGCCAGCTCACCCACGACCTGCCGCCGGTTATTCATGACGCATTCCCCGGCCTGGAAACCGATGGCCAGCGCGCCTTGCAATTCGTTCGCTCGACCCCAGGCGTGACAACCGCGCTGGTGGGCATGAAGCAAATCGCCCATCTTGAGGAAAATCTGGCCACAGCCAAAGTCGCCCCAGCGTCGTGGGAGCAATACTCGAAATTGTTTGACAGCGCGTGA
- a CDS encoding MBL fold metallo-hydrolase, producing MANAANATLQFLGAAGGVTGSKYLFAHGDDQVLIDCGLFQGLKELRLRNWAPVPLDFARLRAVVLTHAHIDHSGYLPRIVSKGFRGPVYATPGTCDLLRVMLPDAAHLQEEEARYANQKGYSKHAPALPLYTVEDAERALKLLRPTHNRDGVEVTKGVVLNFGRVGHILGAGSARLTFETNGRKVRLIDSGDLGRYDRPILKDPEAGGSADWLLIESTYGNRLHPKESEAELRKIIKDVADQRGCLLIPAFAIGRTQELIYIIRKMEDEGAIPAIPVFVDSPMGIEATEIYSRHTSEHDFEMEQLRNQARNPIRSRHLVMAKTPEQSKRINDMGAPMIIISASGMATGGRVLHHLKHRLPDPKTTVLLAGYQAEGTRGRLLQDGAKEIKMLGEVISVRAKIKLLDGFSAHADQGEILRWLKTFERAPRMTYIVHGEAAGATALAQVIHEQLKWPVEIARYQQKVALA from the coding sequence ATGGCCAATGCAGCCAATGCGACTTTGCAATTCCTCGGTGCCGCGGGCGGCGTGACCGGCTCGAAATATTTGTTTGCGCACGGCGACGATCAGGTGTTGATCGATTGCGGACTGTTTCAGGGACTGAAAGAGCTGCGGTTGCGCAACTGGGCGCCGGTGCCGCTGGATTTTGCCCGCTTGCGCGCCGTCGTGCTGACTCACGCCCACATCGACCATTCCGGCTATTTACCGCGCATCGTCTCCAAAGGCTTTCGCGGGCCGGTCTATGCGACGCCGGGGACTTGCGACCTTTTGCGTGTGATGCTTCCGGACGCGGCCCATCTGCAGGAGGAAGAGGCGCGCTACGCCAATCAAAAAGGCTACTCCAAACATGCGCCGGCGCTGCCGCTCTACACTGTCGAAGACGCCGAGCGCGCCTTGAAACTACTGCGGCCGACGCACAACCGCGATGGTGTCGAGGTGACCAAGGGCGTCGTGCTGAATTTTGGCCGCGTCGGGCACATCTTAGGCGCGGGATCGGCGCGGCTGACTTTTGAAACGAACGGGCGCAAAGTGCGGCTGATCGATTCGGGCGACCTCGGGCGCTACGATCGGCCGATCTTGAAAGACCCGGAAGCCGGCGGCAGCGCCGATTGGTTGTTGATCGAATCGACCTACGGCAATCGCCTGCACCCCAAAGAATCCGAGGCCGAGCTGCGCAAAATCATCAAAGACGTGGCCGACCAACGCGGTTGTCTGCTGATTCCCGCTTTCGCCATCGGTCGAACTCAAGAGCTGATCTATATCATCCGCAAAATGGAAGACGAGGGAGCGATCCCGGCCATACCGGTTTTTGTCGACAGTCCGATGGGTATCGAAGCGACGGAGATTTACTCGCGCCATACCAGCGAGCACGATTTCGAGATGGAACAGCTGCGCAATCAAGCTCGCAACCCGATCCGGTCGCGCCACCTGGTGATGGCCAAGACGCCGGAGCAATCGAAAAGGATCAACGACATGGGCGCGCCGATGATTATTATCTCGGCGAGCGGCATGGCCACCGGCGGCCGGGTACTGCACCATTTGAAACATCGCTTGCCCGATCCGAAAACGACGGTCCTGCTGGCCGGCTACCAAGCCGAAGGGACGCGTGGACGGCTGCTGCAGGACGGCGCCAAGGAAATCAAAATGCTCGGTGAAGTTATTTCGGTCCGAGCCAAGATCAAGCTCCTCGACGGCTTTTCGGCCCACGCCGACCAGGGCGAGATTCTGCGCTGGCTCAAAACTTTCGAGCGCGCGCCGCGCATGACCTATATCGTGCACGGTGAAGCCGCCGGAGCAACGGCGCTCGCGCAAGTGATCCACGAACAGCTTAAGTGGCCGGTGGAGATCGCCAGGTATCAGCAGAAAGTAGCGCTGGCCTAA
- a CDS encoding DoxX family protein, translating into MSGSLDRSRHQRYLSTVSASTRHEYDTTLRLLEAGQRASFHAGGHLLNLQARTYLWYISLLRIYIGYYLCWQGVRKFQRDFPKGDWIGRQIGDIATLDLYPWYKKLLIDYVVPHHELFGYLVMIGEIVVGGCLVLGLLTRFNACIGLFMMVNYMLGPGMARGGAPLAMQQTFIIGLFIILMSGAGRTLGLDGWLFGGRAEPRRGAR; encoded by the coding sequence ATCAGCGGTTCGCTTGATCGCTCTCGGCATCAACGCTATCTTAGCACCGTTTCGGCATCGACTCGGCACGAATACGACACCACTCTCCGGTTACTAGAGGCTGGCCAGCGAGCGTCTTTCCACGCAGGAGGTCATCTTTTGAATCTGCAAGCGCGCACCTATCTCTGGTATATCTCCCTATTGCGTATCTACATCGGCTATTACCTATGCTGGCAAGGCGTGCGCAAGTTTCAACGCGACTTTCCCAAAGGCGATTGGATCGGCCGGCAAATCGGCGATATCGCCACTCTCGATCTTTATCCCTGGTACAAGAAACTACTGATTGATTACGTCGTGCCCCATCACGAGTTGTTTGGCTATCTCGTGATGATCGGCGAAATTGTCGTCGGCGGCTGCCTGGTGCTCGGGCTGCTTACTCGGTTCAATGCCTGCATCGGGCTATTTATGATGGTCAACTACATGCTCGGGCCCGGCATGGCGCGCGGCGGCGCTCCCTTGGCCATGCAGCAGACGTTCATCATCGGCCTCTTTATCATCCTCATGTCCGGTGCCGGCCGCACGCTTGGACTCGACGGTTGGCTTTTTGGCGGCCGCGCTGAGCCGCGTCGAGGTGCACGATGA